A part of Rickettsia canadensis str. McKiel genomic DNA contains:
- a CDS encoding amino acid permease, translating into MSFLKKKSFESIKEIGSSSNGLSKTLGAFDLILLGLGSMIGTGVFVVTGIVAAKYSGPAVMLSYAIAGITCIFVALVYTELAAMLPTSGSIYTYSYVAFGEVFAWMIGSVIILELGVAAGIVAAGWSGYIQGILAAGGINLPKELTTVPTNGGIVNLPAFLISVFIGFILYLGTKDSKRLNAILVFIKMAAIFVFILAAVPHFDATNWNNFIPFGFSNVLVGASILFLAFTGFGTIATAAEECKNPKRDIMIGIIGSLVLTTIVYVTMAGLVTGIAPFNQLNNDQPLAYALTINHSKIGSAIVATGAVCGMMTVLMMNIYGTSRIFYAIARDGLLPKSFAKLHPKYDSPYITIIIFASLAAILGGFCATELLTQFTSMGALIDYITVTIIVVLFRIKLPDVQRPFKCPLVFIIVPFILIACAYLLLIQIYDSELNLLTAGRALIYWFITIFVLYIVRSFFMKKKQN; encoded by the coding sequence ATGAGTTTTTTAAAGAAGAAAAGCTTTGAATCTATAAAGGAGATAGGCAGCAGCTCAAACGGTCTTAGCAAGACGCTTGGAGCGTTCGATTTAATATTACTAGGGCTTGGTTCAATGATAGGTACCGGTGTATTTGTTGTTACCGGTATAGTTGCTGCTAAATACTCAGGACCTGCAGTAATGCTATCTTATGCGATTGCAGGTATTACCTGTATTTTCGTAGCACTTGTTTATACCGAACTTGCTGCAATGCTTCCAACTTCCGGAAGTATTTATACTTACTCCTATGTAGCATTTGGCGAAGTATTCGCCTGGATGATCGGTAGTGTTATAATATTAGAACTTGGTGTTGCTGCGGGAATAGTAGCGGCTGGTTGGTCTGGTTACATACAGGGAATACTAGCGGCTGGTGGAATTAACTTACCGAAAGAGCTAACTACAGTACCGACAAACGGGGGGATAGTAAATCTACCGGCATTTTTAATTTCAGTATTTATTGGGTTTATTTTATATTTAGGTACTAAAGACAGTAAGCGACTAAATGCAATTTTAGTTTTTATAAAAATGGCTGCAATATTTGTCTTTATACTTGCTGCTGTTCCACATTTCGATGCTACTAACTGGAACAATTTTATACCGTTCGGTTTTAGTAATGTTTTAGTGGGTGCATCTATTTTATTCTTAGCTTTCACAGGTTTTGGAACGATTGCAACCGCAGCTGAGGAATGTAAAAATCCAAAACGTGATATAATGATTGGTATTATAGGCTCACTTGTTTTAACGACTATAGTTTATGTAACGATGGCAGGACTTGTTACCGGTATTGCGCCTTTTAATCAGTTAAATAACGATCAACCGCTTGCTTATGCTTTAACTATTAATCATAGCAAGATTGGTTCTGCTATAGTCGCAACTGGTGCTGTTTGCGGTATGATGACGGTGTTAATGATGAATATATATGGAACGTCACGTATTTTCTATGCGATTGCACGTGACGGTTTATTACCGAAAAGTTTTGCAAAACTACACCCAAAATATGATAGCCCATATATTACGATTATAATATTTGCATCTCTTGCAGCTATCCTTGGAGGCTTTTGTGCTACGGAATTATTAACGCAATTTACTTCAATGGGAGCACTTATTGATTATATCACAGTCACAATAATAGTGGTATTATTTAGGATAAAGTTACCTGATGTACAAAGACCTTTTAAATGTCCTTTAGTATTTATTATTGTACCGTTTATTTTGATTGCTTGTGCATATTTATTATTGATTCAAATATATGACAGTGAACTTAATCTATTAACGGCAGGTCGTGCATTAATATATTGGTTTATTACAATATTTGTTTTATATATTGTAAGATCATTTTTTATGAAAAAAAAACAAAATTAA
- the mnmA gene encoding tRNA 2-thiouridine(34) synthase MnmA yields the protein MINLGDKQSIIVVAMSGGVDSAAVAAMLHAQGYNVIGITLQLYDHGMAVGKKNACCAGQDIYDAKMVANKLGIPHYVLDYESKFKESVIENFVDSYLQGETPLPCVQCNKSVKFKDLIKTAKELGAAQLATGHYVRKINGDNGAELHIGIDPAKDQSYFLFTTTKEQLDYLSFPLGWFTKDETRKLASKFGLEVANKPDSQDICFVPDGNYKNVINKIRPGSSKKGKIIHVNGFELGEHSGIINYTIGQRRGLGIAYNEPLYVIKIDPNNNIVYVGPESALNMQEFIIKDVNWLADEIKDNEKLEVAVKIRSTRLPSLAEISKLGDDKMKVKFLSEEKAVAPGQACVIYDGERVLGGGWITRDIIITL from the coding sequence GTAATAGGTATTACCTTGCAGTTATATGATCATGGTATGGCAGTAGGCAAAAAAAATGCCTGTTGTGCCGGTCAGGATATTTACGATGCTAAAATGGTAGCGAATAAGCTGGGTATTCCTCATTATGTACTTGATTATGAGAGCAAATTTAAAGAGTCGGTAATAGAAAATTTTGTTGATAGCTATTTACAAGGTGAAACACCGCTTCCGTGCGTGCAATGTAATAAATCGGTAAAGTTCAAGGATCTAATTAAAACAGCTAAAGAGCTTGGAGCAGCTCAGCTTGCTACCGGTCATTACGTACGAAAAATAAACGGTGATAACGGAGCTGAATTACATATAGGGATTGATCCGGCAAAAGATCAGAGTTATTTTTTGTTTACAACAACTAAAGAGCAATTAGACTATTTAAGTTTCCCTCTAGGTTGGTTTACTAAGGATGAAACACGAAAGCTTGCTAGTAAATTCGGGCTTGAGGTAGCAAATAAGCCTGACAGCCAAGATATTTGTTTTGTACCTGATGGAAATTATAAGAATGTAATAAATAAAATACGTCCAGGTAGTAGTAAAAAAGGTAAGATTATTCACGTAAACGGATTTGAGCTAGGAGAGCATAGCGGTATAATTAATTATACTATAGGGCAACGTCGAGGGCTTGGTATAGCTTATAATGAACCTTTATATGTGATAAAGATTGATCCTAATAATAATATAGTATATGTAGGACCGGAATCCGCACTAAATATGCAGGAATTTATAATTAAAGATGTGAATTGGCTTGCAGATGAGATTAAAGATAATGAGAAGCTAGAAGTAGCCGTTAAAATTCGCTCAACAAGACTGCCTAGTTTAGCCGAAATAAGTAAACTTGGTGACGATAAAATGAAAGTAAAATTTTTATCCGAAGAAAAAGCCGTTGCCCCTGGGCAAGCATGCGTTATTTATGATGGCGAGAGGGTACTTGGCGGTGGCTGGATTACTAGGGATATTATTATCACACTGTGA